The Streptomyces sp. NBC_00659 genomic interval GCGAACGGCGACTCCAACAACGTGAAGAAAAGCGAGAAGGACGGGAAGTGGTACGTCCAGATCTACCCCTCCGTCTGGATGGAGGCGGACAACCCCCACGTCGACCAAGTCGCCGCCAACTTCCAGAAATGGGCCAAATACGTCTGTGACCCCTTCAATGAGGGGAACGACACCGGCTGCCTGGCCCCCCGGGGGAAGGACGACGACCCCAACCTCTACCAGCGCGTCAAAGCCAAGCTGCTCTCCTGTGATTCCGACTGGGACTGTGGCGACAACTGGGCCAACCCCAACGATCTCATGTCGGCCGGCGTGGAAAGCGGCATGTTCGGCCCCGGCGACATTGGGCAAATGGCCCACGCGGCGGGCAAATCGCTGACAGGCCAGAAGGCGACGGGCGAGGGCCGGTGCAGTTTCGACCCCGACACCCCGGTCCTCATGGAAGACGGCAAGTCCAAGCCCATCGGAAAGGTCGAGCCCGGAGACCGGGTCGAAAGCGGTGACCCCCAAAAGGGAAAACACCGGGGCTCCCGCACGGTCACCGCACAGCTGGTCAACCATGACGATGACCTGACCGACGTCCAGGTCAAGGACGCCGACGGCAAGACGCTGACGCTCCACACCACGTCCCGTCACCCGTTCTGGGACGACACCACCCACTCCTGGGTGCCGGCCGGCAAACTCAAGCCCGGCCACACCCTCAACACCGCTACCGACAAACACGTACGCATCACCACGGTCAAGGCGCGCCCCGGCACCGCCGACATGTACAACCTGACCGTAAATGAACTCCACACGTACTATGTACTCGCCGGCGCAACTCCCGTGCTGGTGCATAACATGTGCCCGAAGAAGAATAATTCGGGCACGCCGCAGGCAACTCCTATTCCCCGACCGGCCACGTACCAGTTGATCGCCATCAGGCGGGGTAATGGAACGCCGCGGCTGGACGATGCGGGAAATGTGAAGATTTTCGAAGGGCGCAAGCCGCACGAAAGGCCATATGCCGGCTTCCAGGAATACGCGATTCCGAATGTCCCGGAGGACAAAGGGCGGATTCTGTATAATCCGCAGACCGGCGAAGCGGCATGGCCGACCAACCACTACACGACCATCCAGCGCTTTCCGGACGGCTACAAGATGAACCCGTAGGAAGCGGCCCTGGTTCAACGGCGAACCGATTGATCTGAAACCCTGGGGGGCTCACCGAGTGTGAGCCCCCCGTCTTAGTTTACTGAATGGAAATTCATGTTCTCCCTTCGCGCGGACGACGACCATGACACGTTCCTTGGATTTTTCTCCGATCTCCGGGACTTCTTCACCGGGCACGCGGGCGCGCTGTCTGAATTCGACCCGGAGGCAGGATCCGGCGGTGAGGGTGACGGATTCTGGCTGCGTCCCCGGCTGATCGGTGCGGACCCGTCGGGAGCCTTGAGGGGGGCGCTTCGCGCCGAGGGAGGTTCCGGAGATGGCCCCGGCAATGTATGGATCGACCTCCACGACACGGCGGGCCGGACCATCGGCTCGTATTTCGCGGGAGCGGTGACGTTGGAGCGCTGGGAGGAAGAGGAGGACGGAACGACGGCAGCCACCGTGTCCTGCTGGTTGGACTCCTTGCCGGAAGCCGGAGCGTACGAAGTCTGGAAATCCTGGAGTCGTCGCCCGCCCGTTTCCGTGAACGACTGGGTGAGCCTTCCGGCAGGCCGACGGGAAGGCTGGATCGAGGTCGCCCGGAAATACCAAGGCGACAACCGAAAGACGAACCCCCGTCACGAGCGGTACACCCTCGACGGTACGAACATCACTGATCTCGCGAGTTTCTACTGCGCCATCGGCGAGGCCATGAACGGGCCCGGCGGCTACTACGGCAGCAACCTGACCGCACTCGACGACTGCCTCTTCGGCGGATTCGGCCCGGCCGCCCCGTTCCGTCTCGTCTGGGATCGTTCGGGTGTGGCGATGGACATGCTCGGCAGCCTGCCCACGTACCTCCCCAACACCTCCGTGATGGATATGATCGTCGATTGCCTCGAGCGACGTGGGGTCGTCGTCGAACTCGCGTAGCGGGCGCGATGGGGCAGTGCGGACGCCTCCCTTGGCGGCGCCGAGCTTGTGGAAGGGCAGGACGTCGACGCGGCTGACGTTGCCCAGGGAGGCGGCGAAGGAGGCGACGCCCGCGACGTTCTCGGCGGCGTCGGTCAGGCCCGGGACCAGGACGAAGCGCGCCCAGACCTCCTTGCCCAGTTCGGCCAGGCGGCGGGCGAAGGCCAGCGTCGGTTCCAACTGCCGCCCGGTGAGGCGCGGGTAGAGCTCGCGGTCCCAGGACTTGACCCAGGAAGCCCTCACGTCCAGAGAGAGGGGCCGCATCTGAACCTGGAGACCCAGACCAACGGAAGACGGTTACCAGCGGCCCGCTCAAGGATCCGCACACCGACGTCGATCCATCCACGATCCCGTCCGACGACTACTGGCCGTAAGTGACGATCGGAGGCGTGACGGTGAAGGTCTTGCGCGGTGACCCGACCGGGGAACTGGAGCTCTCCGGAACCCGCTCCGAACTGCTCGCCCTGGGACGGGAGTTGCGAAGCAGGCACAGGGACGCGATCGCCGTCGGCCGGAGTCCACCTCGGTCCCGTCCTCCAGCGCGATATCGCCCGCGGTTCGGCGGGTCGCCAGGGGTACCTGCGTCATACCTGCACCGGCCAGGGCATTCCGTGGTCGATCCGCGTCAGCCTCCAGTCGTACGGGCCCGCAAGGATCACCCTCAGGTATGGGCCCCTGGAGCCGGTCATCAACCAACCAGCCGGTTGTCCACAGGCTGCGCGCAGGCCTATTGACGCAGCCTCTAACAACTGTCACATTCGCCAGTGTCACGTTACGGGCACGTACCGCAGTCGGTGCGGACAGGTGGGGCGGTGGCA includes:
- a CDS encoding barstar family protein yields the protein MFSLRADDDHDTFLGFFSDLRDFFTGHAGALSEFDPEAGSGGEGDGFWLRPRLIGADPSGALRGALRAEGGSGDGPGNVWIDLHDTAGRTIGSYFAGAVTLERWEEEEDGTTAATVSCWLDSLPEAGAYEVWKSWSRRPPVSVNDWVSLPAGRREGWIEVARKYQGDNRKTNPRHERYTLDGTNITDLASFYCAIGEAMNGPGGYYGSNLTALDDCLFGGFGPAAPFRLVWDRSGVAMDMLGSLPTYLPNTSVMDMIVDCLERRGVVVELA